In one window of Cupriavidus necator N-1 DNA:
- the murG gene encoding undecaprenyldiphospho-muramoylpentapeptide beta-N-acetylglucosaminyltransferase gives MTAPRTLLVMAGGTGGHVFPGLAVAHALREQGWKVVWLGNRTGMEATLVPKHDIPMEFIQFGGLRGKGLVTKFLLPLNLLRAFWQSIVALRRVRPSVVLGMGGYITFPAGMMASLLGRPLVLHEQNSIAGLANKVLAKVADRVLCAFPDTLPGGEWTGNPVREELAHLDAPEARYDQRSGPLRILVVGGSLGAAALNEVVPKAIALLPEGKRPVVTHQAGAKQIDTLRANYAAAQVPAQTLPFIDDMARAYADADLVICRAGAMTVSEVAAAGVAAMFVPFPHAVDDHQTTNAEFLSKQGAALLVQQKDLTAEGLAQTIASLTRPQLKDMARLARGLAKPEATRRVAEICSQLARD, from the coding sequence ATGACCGCACCGCGCACCTTGCTCGTGATGGCCGGCGGCACCGGGGGGCACGTGTTCCCGGGGCTTGCGGTCGCGCACGCGCTGCGCGAGCAAGGCTGGAAGGTGGTCTGGCTGGGCAACCGCACCGGCATGGAAGCCACGCTGGTGCCCAAGCACGACATCCCGATGGAGTTCATCCAGTTCGGCGGGCTGCGCGGCAAGGGCCTGGTGACCAAGTTCCTGCTGCCGCTGAACCTGCTGCGCGCGTTCTGGCAGAGCATAGTCGCGCTGCGCCGGGTGCGCCCGAGCGTGGTGCTGGGCATGGGCGGCTATATCACCTTCCCGGCCGGCATGATGGCGTCGCTGCTGGGGCGGCCGCTGGTGCTGCACGAGCAGAACTCGATCGCCGGTCTGGCCAACAAGGTGCTGGCCAAGGTGGCCGACCGCGTGCTGTGCGCATTCCCGGACACGCTGCCCGGCGGCGAATGGACCGGCAACCCGGTGCGCGAGGAACTGGCGCACCTGGACGCGCCCGAAGCGCGCTATGACCAGCGCAGCGGCCCGCTGCGCATCCTGGTGGTGGGCGGCAGCCTGGGCGCTGCGGCGTTGAACGAGGTGGTACCCAAGGCCATCGCGCTGCTGCCCGAGGGCAAGCGCCCGGTGGTCACGCATCAGGCGGGCGCGAAGCAGATCGACACGCTGCGCGCCAACTACGCGGCCGCGCAGGTGCCCGCGCAGACCCTGCCGTTTATCGACGACATGGCGCGCGCTTACGCCGATGCGGACCTGGTGATCTGCCGCGCCGGCGCGATGACGGTTTCGGAAGTGGCTGCCGCAGGCGTGGCGGCGATGTTCGTGCCGTTCCCGCATGCGGTGGACGACCACCAGACCACCAACGCGGAATTTTTGTCGAAGCAGGGCGCGGCCCTGCTGGTGCAGCAGAAAGACCTGACGGCCGAGGGGCTGGCGCAAACCATCGCCAGCCTGACCCGGCCGCAGTTGAAAGACATGGCGCGCCTGGCGCGCGGACTGGCCAAGCCTGAGGCAACCCGGCGCGTCGCCGAGATCTGCAGTCAGCTGGCCAGGGACTGA